A genomic region of Desulfosarcina ovata subsp. ovata contains the following coding sequences:
- a CDS encoding ferredoxin family protein — MEFWRAPLDAQIIDITKGIVHIIEDRCKGCGYCIEFCPRNILASSKRFNKKGYHPPEVTDPEGCVNCHYCEIICPEFAIYSVSDSTPI; from the coding sequence ATGGAATTCTGGCGAGCCCCTCTGGATGCCCAGATTATCGACATCACCAAAGGCATCGTTCATATCATTGAAGACCGGTGCAAGGGATGCGGCTATTGCATCGAATTCTGTCCACGCAATATTTTGGCTTCATCCAAGCGGTTCAATAAAAAAGGATATCATCCGCCCGAAGTCACGGATCCGGAAGGCTGTGTCAATTGCCACTATTGCGAAATTATTTGCCCCGAATTCGCCATCTATTCGGTTTCCGAT